The following are encoded in a window of Halalkalicoccus jeotgali B3 genomic DNA:
- a CDS encoding electron transfer flavoprotein subunit alpha/FixB family protein encodes MTSVLAIAEHRRGELRDVSDELISAGRELADDLSGELHIAVISGQVEEFARTLSREGVDVVHTVAAGSEFNHDIYVQAVERLTAELDPSVVLMPNSVNGLDYGPAVANRLDRPLVTDVVGASFEDGFVATREMYGSKVETTVEVDAERVTVMIRGGEWPGASGNGDTEIRETEIEIDESAVHTTVTGFEEVGGGDVDISDAEVLVSVGRGIEEEANIELIEELADALDATLSSSRPIVDNGWLPKNRQVGQSGKTVTPEVYIAIGISGAVQHVAGMKGSETIVAINTDPNAPIFDIADYGIVDDLFDVVPALIAEFE; translated from the coding sequence ATGACCAGTGTTCTGGCGATTGCCGAACACCGACGGGGCGAACTGCGGGATGTGAGCGACGAGCTAATCAGCGCGGGTCGGGAGCTGGCCGACGACCTCAGCGGAGAGCTCCACATTGCAGTTATTAGCGGGCAGGTCGAGGAGTTCGCTCGCACGCTCTCGAGGGAGGGCGTCGACGTCGTCCATACCGTAGCCGCCGGCTCGGAGTTCAACCATGACATCTACGTGCAGGCCGTCGAGAGGCTTACCGCTGAGCTCGATCCGTCGGTCGTACTCATGCCTAACTCCGTCAACGGGCTGGATTACGGGCCCGCGGTCGCAAACCGATTGGATCGCCCACTGGTGACCGACGTGGTGGGAGCCTCCTTCGAGGACGGATTCGTCGCGACCCGCGAGATGTACGGTTCGAAAGTCGAGACGACCGTCGAGGTCGATGCCGAGCGGGTCACAGTGATGATCCGCGGGGGCGAGTGGCCCGGTGCGAGCGGTAACGGCGACACCGAAATCCGCGAAACGGAGATCGAGATCGACGAGTCGGCGGTCCACACGACCGTCACCGGCTTCGAGGAGGTCGGCGGGGGCGACGTCGACATTAGCGACGCTGAGGTGCTCGTCTCGGTCGGGCGGGGTATCGAGGAGGAGGCAAACATCGAACTGATCGAGGAGTTGGCCGACGCGCTAGACGCAACCCTGTCGTCCTCGCGGCCCATCGTTGATAACGGCTGGCTGCCCAAAAACAGGCAGGTCGGCCAGTCGGGAAAGACTGTCACGCCCGAGGTCTACATCGCCATCGGCATCTCCGGGGCGGTCCAGCACGTCGCCGGGATGAAAGGCTCGGAGACCATCGTCGCAATCAACACCGACCCGAACGCGCCGATCTTCGACATCGCCGACTACGGCATCGTCGATGATCTCTTCGACGTCGTTCCGGCGCTGATCGCCGAGTTCGAATGA
- a CDS encoding HpcH/HpaI aldolase/citrate lyase family protein, with protein sequence MEPARSVLFIPGNRESWVANAHENDADVIILDLEDSVPPDEKEAARKTVAKYLPKLHAKGQRVHVRVNAHPNASKGFAEHDFEAIACEQLEAVTVPKVQEPNDIERLDTVLTHIERREGLPVGGIELTVSIETAQAMRQVYDLCEAADRVGTIGCGAVKGTDTNRALGFEWTGPGREGLETLHLREQALMDARAAEIEFPLAGTYIDVDDIEGLRKDMQFSQEMGYTGYLVIHPSHVEHANEIFLPDTETIEYWVGAMETLLEAENEGKSAVRYEGDMIDIANIETARRYIEYAEAFADDLNVEFSSVDFSEIRSH encoded by the coding sequence ATGGAACCCGCTCGCTCTGTACTGTTCATCCCAGGAAATCGTGAGAGTTGGGTCGCAAACGCCCATGAAAACGACGCTGACGTCATTATCCTCGACCTAGAGGATTCGGTCCCACCCGACGAGAAGGAAGCTGCCCGTAAGACCGTCGCTAAATACCTTCCGAAGCTCCACGCCAAGGGCCAACGCGTCCACGTCCGTGTTAACGCCCATCCAAACGCCAGTAAGGGGTTTGCCGAACACGACTTTGAGGCCATCGCCTGTGAACAACTAGAGGCGGTTACCGTCCCGAAGGTTCAGGAACCGAACGATATCGAACGGCTCGACACGGTACTGACCCACATTGAACGCCGAGAGGGTCTGCCGGTCGGCGGTATCGAACTGACTGTCAGCATCGAAACCGCCCAAGCGATGCGACAAGTATACGACCTCTGTGAAGCCGCCGACCGGGTCGGTACTATCGGTTGTGGCGCGGTGAAAGGTACCGACACCAACCGCGCGCTCGGCTTCGAGTGGACCGGTCCCGGCCGGGAGGGACTGGAGACGCTACACCTTCGCGAGCAGGCGTTGATGGACGCCCGCGCTGCCGAAATTGAGTTCCCACTTGCAGGCACGTACATCGACGTAGACGACATTGAAGGGCTTCGAAAGGACATGCAATTCTCACAGGAGATGGGCTACACCGGTTACCTCGTCATCCATCCTTCTCACGTCGAACACGCCAACGAAATCTTCCTGCCCGACACCGAGACCATTGAGTATTGGGTTGGGGCGATGGAGACACTGCTGGAGGCCGAAAACGAGGGAAAAAGCGCCGTCCGATACGAGGGCGATATGATAGACATCGCCAACATTGAGACCGCTCGCCGCTACATTGAGTATGCCGAGGCGTTCGCCGACGATCTCAATGTAGAGTTCAGCAGCGTCGATTTCTCCGAGATACGATCCCATTGA
- a CDS encoding PaaI family thioesterase, which translates to MTGPSKTSSERVLAETGLLSWLGITIVEESEGNAVLRLPHRKELTNPNGDTLHGGVLATLLDNAAGTALRTVLKDPETALYATTEMNLSYLRPATGDLRAEARVRRHGRSLAVIEVDIVSERTPGEWTTVVVGRASYYVDEGE; encoded by the coding sequence ATGACGGGTCCTTCCAAGACGTCATCTGAGCGGGTCCTCGCTGAGACAGGTCTCCTCTCGTGGCTTGGCATCACTATCGTAGAGGAGTCGGAGGGTAATGCAGTGCTGCGGCTACCTCACCGCAAGGAACTTACGAACCCAAACGGAGACACGCTCCATGGTGGCGTTCTCGCCACGCTCCTCGACAATGCTGCCGGAACGGCGCTCCGGACGGTCCTCAAGGACCCCGAGACAGCACTATACGCTACAACGGAGATGAACCTCTCATATCTCCGGCCAGCGACTGGCGATTTACGCGCGGAGGCACGAGTACGCCGCCACGGGCGGTCACTCGCCGTCATCGAGGTCGATATCGTCTCTGAGCGTACTCCCGGAGAGTGGACGACTGTCGTTGTTGGACGTGCATCCTATTACGTTGACGAAGGCGAGTAA
- a CDS encoding polysaccharide deacetylase family protein: MKAGVSAGVSIPASHLETDKTVRDGIRRLVNTGNEVVVHGYRHTSYMETPYETANAELTAIISCFDSRLGVQPAGFHVPFMRCSRGTVQAAEEHGIEWIVGTEPSDVDTSISFLQPESPYDLQLFERGNAGPAVTERMAETAEGGSLLLCHPNIHAVHDARKSFAAFLAEGSFVKPSTAAADETEQLGLLLDCFPPFQVR, translated from the coding sequence GTGAAAGCCGGGGTCTCGGCCGGCGTCTCCATACCTGCAAGTCACCTTGAAACAGACAAGACCGTTCGTGATGGGATTCGGCGACTCGTCAATACGGGCAACGAAGTCGTCGTCCACGGCTACCGACACACCTCTTACATGGAGACGCCCTACGAAACAGCCAACGCGGAACTTACCGCCATCATCAGCTGCTTCGATTCGAGGCTTGGCGTTCAGCCAGCGGGGTTTCACGTCCCTTTCATGCGGTGTAGTCGGGGAACGGTCCAAGCGGCCGAGGAACACGGAATCGAGTGGATTGTCGGCACCGAACCGTCAGATGTTGATACCTCAATATCGTTCCTCCAGCCGGAGTCTCCCTACGACCTTCAACTGTTTGAGCGGGGCAACGCCGGTCCAGCAGTCACCGAACGGATGGCCGAAACGGCTGAGGGCGGGTCGTTGTTGCTGTGTCATCCGAACATTCATGCTGTCCACGACGCCCGTAAGTCGTTTGCGGCGTTCCTCGCTGAGGGTTCTTTCGTGAAGCCGAGCACTGCTGCGGCCGACGAAACAGAACAACTGGGACTGCTCCTCGATTGTTTCCCACCGTTTCAGGTGCGATAG
- a CDS encoding SDR family oxidoreductase, which produces MSHNKFNVDGSSAIITGASSGIGRRIAEGFADQGVDTTICSRKQSNVDPVAEEINDNDSDSIGHILPIECDVRNRDSVDRMVERTVEKFGAIDILVNNAGAAFKCDFDGLSENGWKTIVDINLHGVFNCTHAAREALQDGGGSVVNISSIRSQEAAPHEIHYGAAKAGVNNFTRSLASEWAASGVRVNCVSPGFIATPGAVTAGDTDPADIDRSNVNRKIGTTAEIADVVEFLASPAASFIDGEILTVRGVPPHSEDPN; this is translated from the coding sequence ATGTCCCACAACAAGTTCAACGTCGACGGGTCAAGTGCCATCATCACCGGCGCGTCGAGTGGTATCGGACGACGCATCGCCGAAGGATTTGCCGATCAAGGCGTCGACACAACCATCTGCTCCCGCAAGCAGAGCAACGTCGACCCGGTTGCAGAGGAAATCAACGACAATGACAGTGACAGTATAGGACATATCCTCCCTATCGAGTGCGACGTTCGGAACCGCGATTCAGTCGACCGAATGGTTGAACGCACCGTCGAAAAGTTCGGTGCTATCGATATTCTCGTAAACAACGCCGGAGCGGCCTTCAAGTGTGACTTCGACGGCCTTAGCGAGAACGGCTGGAAGACCATCGTCGACATCAATCTCCACGGTGTGTTCAACTGTACCCATGCCGCGAGAGAGGCACTTCAGGACGGCGGTGGGTCCGTCGTCAATATCTCTAGCATTCGGAGTCAAGAGGCTGCCCCGCACGAGATCCATTATGGCGCGGCAAAAGCCGGCGTCAACAACTTCACGAGATCACTCGCCAGCGAGTGGGCCGCCTCCGGCGTCCGCGTCAACTGCGTTTCGCCGGGCTTCATCGCCACTCCTGGTGCAGTCACTGCTGGCGATACCGACCCTGCCGATATCGACCGTTCGAATGTGAATCGGAAGATCGGTACTACTGCCGAAATCGCCGATGTCGTAGAGTTCCTCGCCAGTCCTGCAGCCTCGTTTATCGATGGCGAAATTCTAACCGTCCGCGGTGTGCCGCCGCATTCCGAGGACCCGAACTGA
- a CDS encoding IclR family transcriptional regulator, protein MGSQRARGNEIGAVRKTLRILELLKKHDGARVTELSNELEWPKSTVHSHLETLKNAGYIVKNGDSYQLGFRFLDLGEHVKYRSDVYMMIEPRLDSLANNTGERVQFVISEHGDCVYARIAEGEHAVSTGSRLGRRRHMLHATAAGKSILAFTDREEVREIIESKGLPELTENTITNEDALFEELAEVRERGYAFNYEEHIEGLRAVAAPVQKPDGTVVGAISVSGPAHRMHGESFTKKLPENILGVCNEIELDIVYR, encoded by the coding sequence ATGGGAAGCCAACGGGCGCGCGGAAACGAGATCGGGGCGGTTCGAAAGACACTTCGTATCCTCGAGTTGCTGAAGAAGCACGACGGTGCTCGGGTAACAGAGCTCTCGAACGAACTCGAGTGGCCGAAGAGTACCGTCCATAGTCACCTCGAGACCCTCAAAAACGCCGGCTACATTGTGAAAAATGGTGATAGCTACCAACTTGGATTTCGGTTTCTTGACCTCGGTGAGCACGTCAAGTACCGCAGCGATGTATACATGATGATCGAGCCCCGACTCGACTCACTCGCCAACAACACCGGTGAGCGGGTTCAGTTCGTCATTAGTGAACATGGCGACTGTGTGTACGCACGAATTGCTGAGGGCGAACACGCCGTTAGTACGGGTAGCAGGCTTGGACGGCGGCGACACATGCTTCATGCAACTGCTGCCGGAAAATCCATCCTGGCTTTCACCGATCGCGAGGAGGTCAGGGAAATTATTGAGTCAAAAGGACTGCCCGAGTTAACGGAAAACACGATTACCAACGAGGATGCCCTTTTTGAGGAGTTAGCGGAAGTCAGAGAACGCGGCTATGCGTTCAACTATGAGGAACACATCGAAGGTCTTCGAGCGGTGGCCGCACCAGTTCAAAAACCCGATGGAACTGTCGTCGGTGCGATCAGCGTCTCCGGCCCAGCCCACCGAATGCATGGTGAGTCGTTTACGAAGAAATTACCCGAGAACATTCTCGGCGTCTGCAACGAAATCGAACTCGACATCGTCTACCGGTAG
- a CDS encoding ketopantoate reductase family protein gives MNIAVIGAGALGCLFGGRLTESGHDVYLLHYRQAYVDHLNEAGLTIESENDEKTDIAVTATTDANEIGVADLVIVFVKSHQTRDALAEHAACIGPETDLLSLQNGLRHYDRLLDIADEDHSFAGVTYQGAVVEEPGYIRVTSSGSSTFGGANDGGLHRIEEILVEAGFPVELVDDPRPYIWAKQLVSLPIKPLAALTHLSNGELIETPETRTLMKEIVAEAEYVAEHHGVDIPMDDPMAEVVATCEESYSHYSSMLQDIRAKRKTEIDDVNGAIVDIAREEDVDVPINELATNLVRALEKSYLD, from the coding sequence GTGAATATCGCCGTCATCGGGGCTGGCGCACTGGGCTGTCTCTTCGGCGGCCGCCTCACCGAAAGCGGCCACGACGTATACCTCCTCCACTACCGTCAAGCGTATGTCGACCACTTGAACGAGGCGGGTTTGACTATCGAAAGCGAGAACGATGAGAAGACCGACATAGCGGTCACTGCGACGACTGATGCGAACGAGATCGGCGTCGCAGATTTGGTAATTGTCTTCGTCAAATCCCATCAAACCCGGGATGCGCTCGCGGAGCACGCCGCCTGTATCGGCCCGGAGACAGACCTGTTGTCGCTACAGAACGGCCTTAGGCACTATGATCGACTGCTCGATATTGCCGACGAAGACCACTCCTTCGCGGGCGTGACGTATCAAGGTGCAGTTGTTGAGGAACCGGGGTATATTCGAGTGACTTCCTCAGGGTCGTCGACGTTCGGCGGGGCCAACGATGGCGGCCTCCATCGAATCGAAGAAATCCTCGTTGAGGCCGGTTTCCCAGTCGAGTTGGTCGACGATCCGCGACCGTATATCTGGGCTAAGCAACTAGTGAGTCTGCCAATCAAGCCGCTGGCAGCGCTCACACACTTGTCGAACGGCGAACTTATTGAAACGCCGGAGACCCGGACGTTGATGAAGGAAATCGTCGCCGAAGCCGAATATGTCGCCGAGCATCACGGTGTCGACATCCCGATGGATGACCCAATGGCTGAAGTCGTTGCCACCTGTGAGGAATCTTACTCTCATTACTCCAGTATGCTACAAGACATTCGTGCCAAACGGAAAACTGAAATTGATGACGTGAACGGTGCCATCGTTGATATTGCCCGAGAGGAGGATGTCGACGTACCGATAAACGAACTCGCGACGAACCTCGTCCGGGCGCTCGAAAAGAGCTATCTCGACTGA
- a CDS encoding DUF6282 family protein, with protein MATTHPISDAWDTHVHAGPDVTDRKHDIVELARRAADAGMGGLVLKNHYAPTTMATELVGRACDSDINLASTVVLNRSVGGINIDAVVAAANMGASRVELPTMTAKRNMLEQGEPKTIDLLNENGGLKDAVWSVLTEAINHGLVIGTGHIGVEEVEAVIDAVTEADGEVIVTHPEFHAARDGVGLTLESQAHLAKDGVYFERCFIVADETVRELFLPNAPQSAHDTFADGAMFKEIVAGIEATGAKHNLLSTDYGQPGRMSPPDALAAFHADLETAGISRADIEQMARDNPETLFGGV; from the coding sequence ATGGCAACTACACACCCTATTTCCGACGCATGGGACACACACGTTCACGCGGGACCGGACGTAACGGACAGAAAGCACGATATCGTCGAACTCGCTCGCCGCGCGGCCGACGCCGGCATGGGTGGATTGGTCCTGAAGAACCACTACGCACCGACGACGATGGCCACAGAGCTCGTCGGGCGAGCCTGTGACTCCGATATCAACCTCGCGTCGACAGTTGTTCTGAACCGCTCGGTCGGCGGTATCAACATCGACGCCGTTGTCGCCGCCGCCAATATGGGCGCGAGTCGCGTCGAACTTCCGACCATGACCGCGAAACGGAACATGCTCGAACAGGGGGAGCCGAAGACTATCGACCTCCTAAATGAGAACGGTGGATTAAAAGATGCTGTCTGGTCCGTCCTCACCGAAGCGATAAACCATGGGCTGGTCATTGGAACCGGTCATATCGGTGTCGAGGAAGTCGAAGCCGTCATCGATGCGGTCACCGAGGCCGACGGTGAGGTCATCGTCACGCATCCTGAGTTCCACGCAGCCCGCGATGGTGTCGGTCTCACCCTTGAGTCGCAAGCGCACTTGGCCAAAGACGGCGTCTACTTCGAGCGATGCTTTATCGTCGCCGATGAAACGGTTCGCGAGTTGTTCCTACCGAACGCACCGCAGTCGGCTCATGACACCTTCGCAGACGGCGCAATGTTCAAGGAAATCGTCGCCGGTATCGAGGCTACTGGCGCCAAACATAACCTCTTGTCGACAGACTACGGCCAGCCGGGCCGGATGTCGCCACCGGATGCCTTAGCAGCCTTCCATGCAGACCTCGAAACCGCCGGCATCTCCCGTGCGGACATCGAGCAGATGGCACGTGACAATCCTGAGACATTGTTTGGAGGAGTCTAA
- a CDS encoding electron transfer flavoprotein subunit beta/FixA family protein, protein MKILTTVAEVATVEEDFEIDGTAIDERYLEYDLNEWDDYAIEEAVRLTEEGLADEVVTVTIGPERVEETIRMALAKGADRAIRVWDSSLEELLDVAAKTEILRAVVAEEKPDLILTGVQTGDAMFGATGVSLAAAVDYSWAAVVNDLEFDGETTSVHRELEGGVEELTDVETPAVLTIQTGINEPRYASLRGIRQAQSKEIAVEDLADLALDGLDSKLRLTEMYEPEVESDATVFEGSAEDTAVQLAGVLREKGVGAQ, encoded by the coding sequence ATGAAAATTCTCACCACAGTAGCAGAAGTAGCTACCGTCGAGGAGGACTTCGAGATCGACGGCACCGCTATCGACGAACGGTACCTCGAGTACGACCTGAACGAGTGGGACGACTACGCCATCGAGGAGGCTGTCCGGCTCACAGAGGAGGGACTCGCAGACGAAGTCGTCACGGTGACAATCGGCCCCGAGCGCGTCGAGGAAACGATCCGCATGGCGCTCGCGAAGGGTGCCGACCGTGCGATCCGCGTCTGGGACAGCTCCCTCGAAGAGTTGCTCGACGTGGCCGCCAAAACGGAAATACTGCGGGCAGTCGTCGCTGAGGAGAAACCCGATCTAATCCTCACGGGCGTCCAGACCGGCGACGCGATGTTCGGCGCGACCGGCGTCTCGCTCGCCGCGGCGGTCGACTACTCGTGGGCCGCCGTCGTCAACGATCTAGAGTTCGACGGCGAGACCACGAGCGTCCACCGTGAACTTGAAGGCGGCGTCGAAGAGCTGACCGACGTCGAGACGCCCGCCGTCCTGACCATCCAGACCGGGATCAATGAGCCGCGCTACGCGAGCCTCAGAGGGATCCGACAGGCCCAAAGCAAGGAGATCGCAGTGGAGGACCTCGCCGACCTCGCCCTTGACGGGCTCGACAGTAAGCTTCGGCTGACAGAGATGTACGAGCCGGAGGTCGAAAGCGACGCGACGGTCTTCGAGGGGAGCGCCGAGGACACCGCCGTCCAGCTTGCGGGCGTCCTCCGCGAGAAGGGGGTGGGCGCACAATGA
- a CDS encoding flavin reductase family protein — protein sequence MKEFRVSDIDTQVSSRIIKSAVTPRPIGWISTTSADGVDNLAPFSCYNYISSDYPVVMFSSKVKQGGKPKDTAWNVANTGEFVVNVVTERLAEQMDQTSAELPADESEFDFARLERADSTHVTPPRVADALISLECTNIESLDIHDRAVFFGEVETFHIDDEVLVNGKVEMDHLDTVGRLGGPYYTSVNRMELTREF from the coding sequence ATGAAGGAGTTTCGAGTTAGCGATATTGATACACAGGTGAGCAGCCGCATCATCAAATCTGCAGTCACACCTCGACCCATCGGGTGGATTAGTACAACGAGTGCCGACGGGGTCGATAATCTCGCGCCGTTTAGTTGCTACAACTACATCAGTTCTGATTACCCTGTCGTGATGTTCAGTTCAAAAGTTAAGCAAGGAGGAAAGCCGAAAGATACCGCATGGAACGTTGCCAATACCGGCGAATTCGTTGTCAACGTAGTAACCGAACGACTCGCCGAACAGATGGACCAGACGTCTGCCGAACTACCCGCCGATGAAAGCGAGTTCGACTTCGCGAGACTCGAGCGCGCTGACTCAACGCACGTAACGCCGCCGCGAGTCGCCGACGCACTCATCAGTTTGGAATGCACGAACATTGAGTCACTAGATATCCACGATCGAGCGGTGTTTTTCGGTGAAGTCGAGACATTCCATATCGACGATGAGGTGCTCGTCAACGGTAAGGTGGAGATGGATCACCTCGATACTGTCGGGCGCCTCGGCGGCCCCTACTACACTAGCGTCAACCGAATGGAACTGACTCGGGAGTTCTGA
- a CDS encoding LLM class flavin-dependent oxidoreductase yields the protein MELSLMGLTQHPADRDPKTCFAELLEQARIAEASGFKGLFVGEHHFTDDIYFDNFQTLARMAGELGNEMNIGTSVCLLPLHNPALVAERIATLDVISNGNVVFGAAAGYRDAEFDTVGVDKAERAGRITEGIEIIRALWSKNNVSYDGDYYVFENVTTRPQPIQESRPPIWLGGSAPAAVKRAAEIGDAWLIDPVSPVSKLKKAVGLYERELTEEPTCRPIRRDVYVAETTEEAIDIAAPYILDKFDSLSEWGIIDDDAEELSRRERFERVSEGRYLIGTPEKVAGELEFLSETLNVNHLIARVQWPGMDHERALDAIELLGSEVGPRVAEL from the coding sequence ATGGAACTCAGCCTAATGGGACTCACCCAACATCCCGCCGACCGCGACCCCAAGACGTGTTTCGCCGAGTTGCTCGAACAGGCTCGAATCGCCGAGGCCAGCGGTTTCAAGGGATTGTTCGTTGGCGAACACCACTTCACCGACGACATCTACTTCGATAACTTCCAGACGCTCGCCCGCATGGCTGGCGAACTTGGTAACGAAATGAATATTGGCACGAGCGTCTGCCTGCTGCCGCTGCACAACCCTGCACTGGTAGCCGAGCGAATTGCCACGCTGGACGTGATCTCCAATGGTAACGTCGTTTTCGGTGCGGCCGCCGGCTATCGCGATGCCGAGTTCGACACTGTCGGCGTCGACAAGGCCGAACGCGCCGGGCGAATTACTGAAGGCATCGAAATTATCCGGGCACTGTGGAGTAAGAACAACGTCTCTTACGATGGCGACTACTACGTCTTCGAGAACGTGACAACCCGTCCCCAACCGATTCAAGAATCGAGACCGCCGATATGGCTCGGGGGGTCGGCACCCGCAGCTGTCAAGCGAGCGGCCGAAATCGGTGACGCGTGGCTCATTGACCCAGTCTCGCCCGTCTCAAAACTGAAGAAGGCGGTTGGGCTCTACGAACGTGAGCTGACCGAAGAGCCAACGTGTCGACCGATTCGCCGCGACGTGTATGTCGCCGAGACGACCGAGGAGGCAATTGATATCGCCGCGCCGTACATCCTCGATAAATTCGACTCCCTCTCGGAATGGGGCATCATCGATGACGACGCAGAGGAATTGAGCCGTCGCGAGCGCTTCGAGCGAGTTAGCGAAGGTCGGTATCTCATCGGTACGCCCGAGAAGGTGGCCGGCGAACTCGAATTCCTCAGCGAGACGCTTAATGTCAACCACCTCATTGCTCGTGTTCAGTGGCCCGGAATGGATCACGAACGCGCACTCGATGCTATCGAACTCCTTGGTAGCGAGGTCGGCCCGCGCGTTGCCGAGCTATGA
- a CDS encoding BKACE family enzyme has product MRTLDNAIVTCAVTGAIHVPTMSPYLPITPDKIVEEAVVAADAGASIVHLHVRDPETGEPTSDLELFRSVAERVKDRCDAVIQLTTGGAPTMSVEERTAVVPELEPEMASCNMGSINFGLYPILDAFDEFEYEWETEYLEGSRDLIFPNTFESLEKIIPMFQSYGTMPELEVYDVGHLYNAKHFVDRGILETPIHIQFVMGIHGGISADHDHLLHLVDTAEKLFGDDFSYSVIGAGRMQMALGTTAVNMGGNARVGLEDSLYIRKGELAESNAQQVEKMVELTREVSGRDVASPEEVRSFLGLKGQDNVAF; this is encoded by the coding sequence ATGAGGACGCTTGATAATGCAATAGTGACCTGTGCTGTGACGGGTGCGATTCACGTCCCGACAATGTCACCATACCTTCCAATAACGCCTGACAAGATCGTTGAGGAAGCAGTCGTCGCCGCCGACGCGGGTGCGAGCATTGTTCACCTGCATGTCCGGGACCCCGAAACAGGCGAACCGACTTCGGACTTGGAGCTATTCCGGAGCGTGGCTGAGCGCGTCAAAGACCGCTGTGACGCCGTTATCCAGCTGACAACCGGAGGTGCACCAACGATGTCCGTTGAGGAGCGCACCGCAGTTGTGCCAGAGTTGGAACCAGAGATGGCATCCTGCAACATGGGCTCAATAAATTTCGGACTTTACCCCATCCTCGACGCCTTTGACGAGTTCGAGTACGAGTGGGAAACCGAGTATCTGGAGGGGTCCCGCGATCTTATCTTCCCGAACACGTTCGAGTCGCTCGAGAAGATCATCCCAATGTTCCAGTCCTACGGGACGATGCCCGAGCTGGAGGTTTACGACGTAGGACATCTCTATAATGCCAAGCATTTTGTCGACCGCGGCATCCTGGAGACACCCATTCATATCCAGTTTGTAATGGGAATTCACGGCGGTATTAGCGCCGACCACGACCACCTGTTACACCTCGTCGATACCGCCGAGAAACTGTTCGGTGACGATTTCTCGTACTCCGTTATCGGTGCAGGACGCATGCAGATGGCGCTGGGTACCACGGCAGTCAACATGGGAGGCAACGCACGAGTTGGTCTCGAAGACAGTCTCTACATCCGAAAGGGGGAACTGGCCGAGAGCAACGCCCAACAGGTCGAAAAGATGGTCGAGTTGACCCGTGAGGTGTCGGGACGCGACGTCGCCTCTCCCGAAGAGGTACGATCGTTCCTCGGACTAAAGGGACAGGACAACGTCGCGTTCTGA
- a CDS encoding enoyl-CoA hydratase/isomerase family protein, which translates to MAVTLTQRDNHEHVATLRIDGSELNLFGTDTIATIREKIEAVPVNVSVLVIRGTDDDGKGGLTAGIPLDKVKDLSTTEARQMLMGLHRMIDAVRNLDAVTVCCCGEYALGAGLELAMSCDFRVATAEAKLGLPEINIGLVTGIQGNLLVRLVGLQKAKELVYTGKVISGTEAENIGLINVAVSPGNYEASIDALVGRLAEKSPLIIQMQTRVFRGLRSNGIESGIDASLETIAACFDTHDQTEAMDAFLESRDPSFVGQ; encoded by the coding sequence ATGGCAGTTACACTCACACAACGAGACAATCACGAACATGTGGCGACGCTCCGTATCGACGGTAGTGAATTGAATCTCTTCGGGACAGATACCATTGCAACGATTCGAGAGAAAATCGAGGCTGTTCCGGTGAACGTGTCTGTATTAGTAATTCGTGGCACAGATGATGACGGCAAGGGAGGGTTGACAGCGGGTATCCCACTCGATAAGGTGAAAGACCTCTCGACAACGGAAGCCCGACAGATGCTGATGGGGCTTCATAGGATGATAGATGCCGTTCGGAACCTCGACGCCGTCACAGTATGTTGTTGTGGCGAGTATGCCCTTGGTGCGGGACTGGAGTTGGCGATGTCGTGTGACTTCCGGGTCGCGACCGCTGAGGCGAAACTCGGACTTCCTGAAATCAACATCGGACTCGTTACGGGGATTCAAGGTAACCTTCTCGTCCGACTTGTGGGCCTGCAGAAAGCAAAGGAACTCGTTTACACTGGCAAGGTAATATCGGGAACAGAAGCTGAGAACATCGGGCTAATCAACGTAGCCGTCTCACCCGGCAACTACGAGGCCAGCATCGACGCACTCGTGGGGCGATTGGCCGAAAAGAGCCCCTTAATCATACAGATGCAGACACGGGTGTTCCGGGGATTACGCTCAAACGGTATCGAGTCCGGCATCGACGCTAGCCTTGAAACCATAGCGGCCTGTTTCGATACTCACGACCAGACGGAGGCGATGGACGCCTTCCTTGAATCACGCGACCCGTCTTTCGTGGGCCAATGA